A portion of the Rhodanobacter sp. AS-Z3 genome contains these proteins:
- a CDS encoding CoA ester lyase: MSNALINPRRCLMFVPGSRPERYAKAIATDADQVCIDLEDAVAPGDKDSARASVFAFLADAPASRSEIGLRLNPLSTELGQKDLAELKDSGLAPAFVMLPKVESAAELLQADAVLAGRDTLLIAQIETPRGLLDAREIAAATPRLQALMFGGFDFIVALRGRASWESFFHPRVQLAVIAAEAGIGCIDVPFLDIKDEAALVAETDRVIALGFTAKAAIHPAQVGPIQQRYLPTVDELERARRVVAALQANRGEAIQLDGKLVDRPIEIAAERAIALGAHGAREG; encoded by the coding sequence ATGAGCAACGCCCTCATCAATCCGCGTCGCTGCCTGATGTTCGTGCCCGGCTCGCGTCCGGAGCGCTACGCCAAGGCGATTGCCACCGATGCCGATCAGGTCTGCATCGATCTGGAAGACGCGGTGGCGCCGGGCGACAAGGACAGTGCGCGCGCTTCGGTGTTCGCCTTCCTTGCCGATGCGCCCGCCTCACGCAGCGAGATCGGCTTGCGCCTGAATCCGTTGTCCACCGAATTGGGGCAGAAGGATCTGGCCGAACTGAAAGACTCCGGCCTGGCGCCGGCGTTCGTGATGCTGCCCAAGGTCGAGAGTGCCGCTGAATTGCTGCAGGCCGACGCCGTACTGGCCGGTCGCGACACCTTGCTGATCGCGCAGATCGAAACGCCGCGCGGCCTGCTCGATGCCCGCGAGATCGCCGCTGCCACGCCACGGCTGCAGGCACTGATGTTTGGCGGCTTCGATTTCATCGTGGCGCTGCGCGGTCGCGCCAGCTGGGAAAGCTTTTTCCATCCACGCGTGCAGCTCGCCGTGATCGCCGCCGAGGCGGGCATCGGCTGCATCGACGTGCCGTTCCTCGACATCAAGGATGAAGCCGCGCTGGTGGCGGAAACCGATCGGGTGATTGCGTTGGGCTTCACAGCCAAGGCGGCGATTCATCCAGCCCAGGTCGGCCCGATCCAGCAGCGTTATCTGCCCACCGTGGATGAACTGGAGCGTGCACGCCGTGTCGTGGCCGCGCTGCAGGCAAACCGCGGCGAGGCGATCCAGCTGGACGGCAAGCTGGTGGATCGTCCGATTGAAATTGCGGCCGAGCGTGCGATTGCGCTCGGTGCGCATGGTGCACGCGAAGGCTGA
- a CDS encoding MaoC family dehydratase, which produces MVQNVKKVGEHRYRETFGRFFEEFTVGDIYEHRPGRTITETDNTWFTLLTMNTHPMHFDKEYAKASEFGKIIVCSPFTVALMVGMSVTDVSQKAVANLGWSEIKMTHPLFVGDTLYAESQVLEKRESKSRPGAGIVTCKTDGFNQDGKLVSTFSRTMLIAREGHSIEDKVNY; this is translated from the coding sequence ATGGTTCAGAACGTCAAGAAAGTCGGTGAGCACCGTTACCGTGAAACCTTCGGTCGCTTCTTCGAAGAATTCACGGTCGGCGACATCTACGAGCATCGCCCGGGTCGCACCATCACCGAAACCGACAACACCTGGTTCACGTTGTTGACGATGAACACGCATCCCATGCACTTCGACAAGGAATACGCGAAGGCCTCCGAGTTCGGCAAGATCATCGTCTGCTCGCCGTTCACCGTCGCCTTGATGGTCGGCATGAGCGTGACCGACGTCAGCCAGAAGGCGGTCGCCAATCTCGGCTGGTCGGAAATCAAGATGACCCATCCGCTGTTTGTCGGTGACACCTTGTATGCCGAATCGCAGGTGCTGGAGAAGCGCGAGTCCAAGTCGCGTCCGGGCGCCGGCATCGTCACCTGCAAGACCGACGGTTTCAATCAGGACGGCAAGCTGGTCAGCACGTTCAGCCGCACCATGCTGATCGCGCGCGAAGGCCATTCGATCGAAGACAAGGTCAACTACTGA
- a CDS encoding polysaccharide deacetylase family protein — MNTPLIKTPKSDPGLFDYLPYDSRPKISWPSGARVALWIAPNIEFYEYAPPPNPQRKPWPRPLPDILSYATRDYGNRVGHQRMMRVMDKYGLRGSVSLSAATLIHHPEVIELAAARDWEFFSHGIYNTRYTYGLDEAQEREMIEESMALIKQHTGQHCDGYLAPALSHSESTIDLFAEAGGAYTCDLFHDDQPTPVHTRSGKRFVSVPYSLELNDTITYVVNKIEPRRYGQMIKDAFDRLYAEGEHSGTVMCVPLHAYQVSHPHRIRAFEEAMDYICSHAGVWKATGREIAQHYLKHSYDDALAAIAAVAKEDAA, encoded by the coding sequence ATGAACACGCCGCTCATCAAGACCCCGAAGTCCGATCCGGGCCTGTTCGACTACCTGCCGTATGACAGCCGCCCGAAAATCAGCTGGCCAAGTGGTGCACGGGTCGCATTGTGGATCGCGCCAAATATCGAGTTCTACGAATACGCGCCGCCACCCAACCCGCAGCGCAAACCGTGGCCACGCCCGCTGCCGGACATACTCAGCTACGCCACCCGCGACTACGGCAACCGCGTCGGTCACCAGCGCATGATGCGGGTGATGGACAAGTACGGCCTGCGCGGTTCGGTCTCGCTGTCGGCGGCCACGCTGATCCATCACCCCGAAGTGATCGAACTAGCGGCGGCGCGCGACTGGGAGTTCTTCAGCCACGGCATCTACAACACCCGCTACACCTATGGGCTGGACGAGGCGCAGGAGCGCGAGATGATCGAGGAGTCGATGGCGCTGATCAAACAGCACACCGGCCAGCACTGCGACGGTTACCTCGCGCCCGCGCTGTCGCACTCGGAAAGCACCATCGACCTGTTCGCCGAAGCCGGCGGAGCGTACACCTGCGACCTGTTCCACGACGATCAACCCACGCCGGTGCATACCCGCAGCGGCAAGCGCTTTGTCTCGGTGCCGTATTCGCTGGAACTCAACGACACGATCACCTACGTGGTCAACAAGATCGAGCCGCGCCGTTACGGCCAGATGATCAAGGACGCGTTCGACCGTCTGTACGCCGAAGGTGAACACAGCGGCACGGTGATGTGCGTGCCCTTGCATGCCTACCAGGTCAGCCATCCGCACCGCATCCGTGCATTCGAAGAAGCGATGGATTACATCTGCAGCCATGCCGGCGTGTGGAAGGCGACCGGCCGCGAGATCGCCCAGCACTATCTCAAGCACAGCTACGACGATGCGCTGGCCGCGATCGCAGCCGTGGCAAAGGAGGACGCAGCATGA
- a CDS encoding polysaccharide deacetylase family protein — protein MSMDRSYLEYPMRRHGMDQDRYAWSMLADRAPVNWPQGKPLALWLNLSLEHFPLDARGEGFKAPGNMTMPYPDLRHYTLRDYGNRVGVFRVLDALKKHDLQASLAVNGELAQRYPALLRRLHATGFELLGHGWNMDSIHYGGLDPAREREWIERSLAALAPYASHPVRGWLSPARSQSENTPELLRAAGLDWCADWVNDELPYAFHTREGDLSIMPLSLELEDRFIVGDNLHAESDYADEIIDACDFLLDEARRTGHGRMLALNIHPWVMGQPHRIKHLERIFAHFATHTDAIWNAAPSEILAAAHPAKSPA, from the coding sequence ATGAGCATGGACCGCAGCTATCTCGAATATCCGATGCGTCGCCACGGCATGGACCAGGACCGCTACGCGTGGTCGATGCTGGCCGATCGCGCACCGGTCAACTGGCCGCAGGGCAAACCGCTGGCGCTATGGTTGAACCTGAGCCTGGAACACTTTCCGCTGGATGCGCGCGGCGAGGGCTTCAAGGCGCCGGGCAACATGACCATGCCCTACCCCGACCTGCGCCATTACACGCTGCGCGACTACGGCAATCGCGTGGGCGTGTTCCGCGTGCTGGATGCGCTGAAGAAACACGACCTGCAAGCCAGCCTCGCCGTCAACGGCGAGCTGGCGCAGCGCTATCCCGCACTTTTGCGTCGACTGCACGCCACCGGCTTCGAACTGCTCGGTCACGGCTGGAACATGGACAGCATTCATTACGGCGGCCTCGACCCTGCGCGAGAGCGCGAATGGATCGAGCGCAGTCTCGCCGCGCTGGCGCCGTATGCGTCACACCCGGTCCGCGGCTGGCTGTCGCCGGCGCGCTCGCAATCGGAAAACACGCCCGAACTGCTGCGCGCCGCCGGACTCGACTGGTGCGCGGACTGGGTCAACGACGAACTGCCCTACGCCTTCCACACCCGCGAAGGTGACTTGTCCATCATGCCGCTGTCGCTGGAACTGGAAGACCGCTTCATCGTCGGCGACAACCTGCATGCCGAATCCGACTACGCCGACGAGATCATTGACGCCTGCGACTTCCTGCTCGACGAAGCCCGTCGCACCGGCCACGGCCGGATGCTGGCGTTGAACATCCACCCGTGGGTGATGGGCCAGCCGCATCGGATCAAGCATCTCGAGAGGATCTTCGCTCACTTCGCCACGCACACCGACGCGATCTGGAACGCCGCACCGTCAGAGATTCTCGCCGCCGCCCATCCGGCAAAGTCGCCCGCGTGA
- a CDS encoding MFS transporter, with protein sequence MKRYYPWLIAILGLLMLMVSNGLTITGITAFDPSLLSEFGWSRAVLKFRDLLTLLLAGLMAPFLGMLIDRVGPKRLALVGSLMLAALYFAYGYVHSIGMVYLIHVGFAAVLVAAGLNVAVIMVSQWFVTKRGVALGITLVGTSLGGVVLPKIIVAMLPALGWRESFMWLSVVPLVLFVLVLLLVRTPAQMGMQPYGARDAKAGAGETAATDELPDIGYAAAIRTPTFWALAMVAMTTFYSILSVSAHLFLYMRDMGFDLATAGNAMAVMYGMAMIGKFVLGFLADYYAPKRVFLINIAIMIGGAVLLAGMKPGLIWYALVLFGLGWGGLYTMIQLLAVNAFGLSSAGKILGTITLLDATSGGLGIWITALLYDHFGSYHVAFLVIAVLIVAAFIAGFRVRNERQQLVLQDAPKPAMR encoded by the coding sequence ATGAAACGCTACTACCCCTGGCTGATCGCGATTCTTGGCTTGTTGATGCTGATGGTCAGCAATGGCCTGACCATTACCGGCATCACCGCCTTCGATCCGTCGCTTCTCTCTGAATTCGGTTGGTCCCGCGCCGTACTGAAATTCCGTGACCTGCTGACCCTGCTGCTGGCCGGGCTGATGGCGCCGTTCCTCGGCATGCTGATCGATCGGGTCGGCCCGAAGCGGCTGGCGCTGGTCGGGTCGCTGATGCTCGCCGCCTTGTACTTCGCCTACGGCTACGTGCATTCGATCGGCATGGTCTACCTGATCCATGTTGGCTTCGCCGCGGTTCTGGTCGCAGCCGGACTCAACGTCGCCGTGATCATGGTTTCGCAATGGTTCGTGACCAAGCGCGGCGTCGCGCTCGGTATCACCCTGGTCGGCACCAGCCTGGGCGGCGTGGTGTTGCCCAAGATCATCGTGGCGATGCTGCCGGCACTAGGCTGGCGCGAAAGCTTCATGTGGCTGTCGGTGGTGCCACTGGTGCTGTTCGTGCTGGTGCTGTTGCTGGTACGCACCCCTGCGCAGATGGGCATGCAGCCGTACGGTGCCCGAGACGCGAAGGCCGGTGCTGGTGAGACTGCCGCCACGGATGAACTGCCGGACATCGGTTATGCGGCAGCCATACGCACACCCACCTTCTGGGCACTGGCGATGGTCGCGATGACGACCTTCTACAGCATCCTGTCCGTGTCGGCCCATCTGTTCCTGTACATGCGCGACATGGGTTTCGACCTTGCCACCGCGGGCAACGCCATGGCGGTGATGTACGGCATGGCGATGATCGGAAAATTCGTGCTGGGTTTCCTCGCCGACTACTACGCGCCCAAGCGGGTGTTCCTGATCAACATCGCGATCATGATCGGTGGCGCGGTGCTGCTGGCCGGCATGAAGCCCGGACTGATCTGGTATGCGCTGGTGCTGTTCGGGCTGGGCTGGGGCGGCTTGTACACGATGATCCAGCTGCTCGCCGTCAATGCGTTCGGACTGTCCTCGGCCGGCAAGATCCTCGGCACGATCACCTTGCTCGACGCCACCAGCGGTGGTCTGGGCATCTGGATCACCGCCTTGTTGTATGACCATTTCGGCAGCTACCACGTGGCCTTCCTCGTCATCGCCGTGTTGATCGTCGCCGCCTTCATTGCCGGCTTCAGGGTGCGCAACGAGCGCCAACAGCTGGTGCTGCAGGACGCGCCCAAGCCAGCCATGCGCTGA
- a CDS encoding isochorismatase family protein — MPVMETSSLTAREYWEQVKARPNRAKFGFGKRPALLNIDVQRAYTDLDAFKTAYQTDPRQIEYINRLAVLFRERKLPVIWTHVAYLPSAEDAGVWGTRTDTVDSLQNIKHGSERAEFDPRAQIEPSDIVMHKRMASPFFETNLWSLLTFHHIDTLIITGGSTSGCVRACAIDSLSRGFRTTVVEECVADKHEIPHFANLADIMLKYADVESIATVEEELRKVSP, encoded by the coding sequence ATGCCCGTGATGGAAACCTCAAGTCTGACTGCACGTGAATACTGGGAGCAGGTCAAAGCCAGGCCGAACCGCGCGAAATTCGGCTTCGGCAAGCGCCCGGCGCTGCTCAATATCGACGTGCAACGTGCCTATACGGACCTGGATGCGTTCAAGACCGCGTACCAGACCGATCCGCGCCAGATCGAATACATCAATAGGCTGGCCGTGCTATTCCGCGAGCGCAAGCTGCCGGTGATCTGGACCCACGTGGCCTACCTGCCGTCCGCCGAAGATGCCGGTGTGTGGGGCACGCGCACCGACACCGTCGACTCGCTGCAGAACATCAAACACGGTTCCGAGCGCGCCGAATTCGACCCGCGCGCGCAGATCGAGCCGAGCGACATCGTCATGCACAAGCGCATGGCCAGCCCGTTCTTCGAAACCAATCTGTGGTCGCTGCTGACCTTCCATCACATCGACACGCTGATCATCACCGGCGGCTCCACCTCCGGTTGCGTGCGGGCCTGCGCCATCGACAGCCTGTCGCGCGGCTTCCGCACCACCGTGGTGGAAGAATGCGTGGCCGACAAGCACGAGATTCCCCACTTCGCCAACCTGGCCGACATCATGCTCAAGTACGCCGATGTCGAATCCATCGCGACGGTGGAGGAAGAACTGCGCAAGGTATCGCCATGA
- the prpB gene encoding methylisocitrate lyase — protein sequence MTTLPSPGANFRQALADESPLQVVGTVNANHALLAQHAGFRAIYLSGAGVAAGSLGLPDLGINTLDDVLTDIRRITYVCDLPLLVDIDTGFGPSAFNIARTVRSLIRAGAAACHIEDQVGAKRCGHRPNKEIVSAGEMVDRVKAAVDAKTDSNFFLIARTDAIAVQGVDAAIERALACVEAGADGIFPEASYDLETYRRFVDAVKVPVLANLTEFGQTPLFSRDELATAGVAMQLYPLAAFRAMNKAAENVYAAIRRDGHQRNVVDTMQTREELYQCIGYHEFERSLDRVLAAKRVNDTNNGK from the coding sequence ATGACCACCCTCCCCAGTCCCGGTGCCAACTTCCGCCAGGCGCTCGCCGATGAAAGCCCGCTGCAAGTGGTTGGCACCGTCAATGCCAACCATGCCCTGCTCGCCCAGCACGCCGGTTTCCGCGCGATCTATCTCTCCGGTGCCGGCGTGGCTGCCGGATCGCTGGGTCTGCCGGACCTGGGCATCAACACGCTCGATGACGTACTGACCGACATCCGTCGCATTACTTATGTCTGCGATCTGCCGCTGCTGGTCGACATCGACACTGGCTTTGGCCCGAGCGCGTTCAACATCGCGCGCACCGTGCGTTCGTTGATCCGGGCTGGTGCCGCGGCATGCCACATCGAAGACCAGGTCGGCGCGAAACGTTGTGGACATCGGCCGAACAAGGAAATCGTCTCGGCCGGCGAAATGGTCGATCGGGTCAAGGCTGCCGTCGACGCCAAGACTGATTCAAACTTCTTCCTGATCGCGCGCACCGACGCCATTGCGGTACAGGGCGTGGATGCCGCGATCGAACGCGCGCTGGCCTGCGTCGAAGCCGGTGCCGATGGCATTTTCCCGGAGGCTTCTTACGACCTGGAAACCTATCGCCGCTTCGTCGATGCAGTGAAGGTGCCCGTGCTGGCCAACCTTACCGAGTTTGGCCAGACCCCGCTGTTCAGCCGCGACGAACTGGCCACGGCCGGTGTGGCGATGCAGCTGTATCCACTGGCGGCATTCCGGGCAATGAACAAGGCCGCCGAGAACGTCTATGCGGCCATTCGCCGCGACGGCCACCAGCGCAACGTGGTCGACACCATGCAGACGCGTGAAGAGTTGTACCAGTGCATCGGCTACCACGAGTTCGAGCGCAGCCTCGACAGGGTGCTGGCTGCCAAAAGGGTCAATGACACCAACAACGGAAAGTAA
- a CDS encoding polysaccharide deacetylase family protein, translated as MSKPVYSWPDKARLALSIVVNVEEGSEYNVGEGDKITEPVDELAVHLTKPVRNYGNESNYRYGVNEGHARVAALLDKYNVTATYTAAALSLERAPEIAAYLHHSRHETCSHGWRWIHQFRLDETQEREFIRKAADSIERTTGTRPVGWLSRYLHTAVTRRLLQEEGFLYHMDDYSADAPFWAPVEGSDQPMVIVPYQLDTNDMKMWLAPSYLPSHWLEYAIDTFDALYAEGADAPRMMSLGLHLRIIGRPGRIAAFEKFLKYVADKQGVWYAKRRGIAEHFVKEVASR; from the coding sequence ATGTCAAAACCCGTCTACAGCTGGCCCGACAAAGCGCGACTCGCGCTGTCGATCGTCGTCAACGTCGAGGAAGGTTCCGAATACAACGTCGGCGAAGGCGACAAGATCACCGAGCCGGTGGATGAGCTGGCGGTGCATCTGACCAAGCCGGTACGCAACTACGGCAACGAGTCGAACTATCGCTATGGCGTGAACGAGGGCCATGCCCGCGTGGCCGCGCTGCTCGACAAGTACAACGTCACCGCGACCTATACCGCCGCCGCGTTGTCGCTGGAGCGTGCACCCGAAATTGCCGCCTATCTGCACCACAGTCGGCACGAGACGTGCTCGCACGGCTGGCGCTGGATCCATCAGTTCCGGCTGGACGAAACGCAGGAACGCGAGTTCATTCGCAAGGCCGCCGACAGCATCGAACGCACCACCGGCACGCGTCCGGTGGGCTGGCTGTCGCGCTACCTGCACACGGCCGTGACTCGTCGCCTGCTGCAGGAAGAGGGTTTCCTCTACCACATGGACGACTACTCGGCCGATGCGCCGTTCTGGGCGCCGGTCGAAGGCTCGGACCAGCCGATGGTGATCGTGCCCTATCAGCTAGACACCAACGACATGAAGATGTGGTTGGCGCCGTCGTATCTGCCCAGCCACTGGCTCGAATACGCGATTGATACGTTCGACGCCTTGTACGCCGAAGGCGCCGATGCGCCACGGATGATGTCGCTGGGCCTGCACCTGCGCATCATCGGCCGACCGGGTCGGATTGCCGCGTTCGAGAAATTCCTGAAGTACGTCGCCGACAAGCAGGGCGTCTGGTATGCGAAACGTCGTGGTATCGCGGAACACTTCGTCAAAGAGGTGGCGTCGCGATGA
- a CDS encoding acyl-CoA dehydrogenase family protein produces the protein MNAPVNAADTPVWSADDEKTLLDTIDAWVEKSVAPIAMEYDQEDKYPHALVEEMKELGLFGATIPQEYGGLGLPAGIYAKIVTRIASVWMAPTGIFNSHLIMASAIERCGTEAQKQKYLPRMATGELRGGLGLTEPNAGTDLQAIRTVARREGDHYVVNGAKTWITNSLNGDMILLLVKTDPDAQPRHKGMSMLIAEKGEGFIVAKKMKKSGYRAIDTCELVFQDYKVPVDCLLGGEEGKGFQQTVGGLELGRINIAARGAGIAQGALRLSLRYAQERKTFGKPICEHQAIQLKLGEMASRVEASKLLIESAARAYDTGQRCDMEAGMAKYFATETGAFCAEEGMRIFGGYSYSTEYEIERFHRDAMLMCIGEGTNEMQRIIISKQLVARNPI, from the coding sequence ATGAATGCACCCGTGAATGCCGCCGATACGCCCGTGTGGAGCGCTGACGACGAGAAGACCTTGCTCGATACCATCGATGCCTGGGTCGAAAAGTCGGTCGCGCCGATCGCGATGGAATACGACCAGGAAGACAAGTACCCGCACGCGCTGGTCGAGGAGATGAAGGAGCTCGGCCTGTTCGGCGCCACCATTCCGCAGGAGTACGGCGGTCTGGGTTTGCCAGCAGGTATCTACGCCAAGATCGTCACCCGCATCGCGTCGGTGTGGATGGCGCCCACCGGCATCTTCAATTCGCACCTGATCATGGCGTCGGCGATCGAGCGCTGCGGCACCGAGGCGCAAAAGCAGAAGTACCTGCCGCGGATGGCCACCGGCGAGCTGCGTGGCGGCCTTGGCCTGACCGAGCCGAATGCCGGCACCGACCTGCAGGCGATCCGCACTGTTGCGCGGCGTGAAGGCGATCATTACGTCGTCAATGGCGCCAAGACGTGGATCACCAATTCACTCAACGGCGACATGATCCTGCTGCTGGTGAAAACCGATCCGGATGCGCAGCCGCGGCACAAGGGCATGAGCATGCTGATCGCCGAGAAGGGCGAAGGCTTCATCGTGGCCAAGAAGATGAAGAAGAGCGGCTACCGCGCGATCGATACTTGTGAACTGGTGTTCCAGGATTACAAGGTACCGGTCGACTGCCTGCTCGGTGGTGAAGAAGGCAAGGGCTTCCAGCAGACCGTCGGTGGCTTGGAGCTGGGCCGCATCAACATCGCGGCACGTGGGGCGGGCATTGCGCAGGGTGCGTTGCGGTTGTCGCTTCGTTACGCGCAGGAGCGCAAGACGTTTGGCAAGCCGATCTGCGAGCATCAGGCGATCCAGTTGAAGCTCGGAGAGATGGCATCGCGCGTGGAAGCCTCAAAGCTGCTGATCGAAAGCGCCGCGCGCGCCTACGACACGGGCCAGCGCTGCGACATGGAAGCGGGCATGGCGAAGTATTTCGCCACCGAAACCGGCGCGTTCTGCGCGGAAGAGGGCATGCGCATCTTCGGCGGCTACAGCTATTCGACCGAGTACGAGATCGAGCGCTTCCATCGCGACGCGATGCTGATGTGCATTGGTGAAGGCACCAACGAAATGCAGCGCATCATCATTTCCAAGCAGTTGGTGGCGCGTAACCCGATCTGA
- a CDS encoding SDR family NAD(P)-dependent oxidoreductase has product MSRYPELKGKVALITGAGRAGGLGEGIARRLAAEGCRVVVTDIGHVRGAEMPASAVGSNEALEQVAAAIVAEGGDCTAITLDVLEEAQVQAAIADVVARFGGLDILVNNAGIGYLMKPIIEMEASEWDAVLGVNLRGGFLCMKHAAKAMIAQGRGGRIVNIASQAAKSAFPFASAYCSSKHGLVGLTRVGAVELGQHGITVNAICPNHVTTGLGAWQNEYFAKAQGVSVEEYLAAMRKRIPLGRPGLPDDTAAACAFLCSDDANYVTGEAMNVSGGEENH; this is encoded by the coding sequence ATGTCCCGTTATCCCGAATTGAAAGGCAAGGTTGCGCTGATCACCGGCGCCGGTCGGGCTGGTGGCCTGGGCGAGGGCATTGCCCGCCGACTGGCCGCCGAAGGCTGTCGCGTCGTGGTCACCGATATCGGCCACGTGCGCGGTGCCGAGATGCCGGCTTCGGCGGTGGGCAGCAACGAAGCACTGGAGCAGGTGGCGGCAGCGATCGTTGCCGAAGGCGGCGACTGCACGGCGATCACGCTGGATGTATTGGAAGAAGCCCAGGTGCAGGCGGCGATTGCCGATGTGGTGGCGCGCTTCGGTGGCCTCGACATCCTGGTCAACAACGCCGGCATCGGTTACCTGATGAAGCCGATCATCGAGATGGAGGCTTCCGAATGGGATGCCGTGCTCGGCGTCAACCTGCGTGGCGGCTTCCTGTGCATGAAGCACGCCGCCAAGGCGATGATTGCGCAGGGGCGGGGTGGCCGCATCGTCAATATCGCTTCGCAGGCCGCCAAGTCGGCCTTCCCCTTTGCCTCCGCTTACTGCTCGTCCAAGCATGGACTGGTGGGGCTGACCCGCGTCGGTGCGGTGGAACTGGGGCAGCACGGTATCACCGTCAACGCGATTTGCCCGAACCATGTCACCACCGGCCTGGGCGCGTGGCAGAACGAATACTTCGCCAAGGCGCAGGGCGTGAGCGTCGAGGAGTATCTCGCGGCTATGCGCAAGCGCATTCCGCTGGGTCGTCCCGGCCTGCCGGACGATACCGCCGCCGCCTGTGCGTTCCTGTGCTCGGACGATGCGAACTACGTCACCGGCGAAGCGATGAACGTTTCCGGCGGCGAAGAAAATCATTAA
- a CDS encoding CoA transferase, which yields MSSLPLQGIRILAVEQYGAGPYGSMHLADLGAEVIKIESPPGGDVSRATGPYFLGEGDSQFFQTFNLNKRSLRLDLKTAAGRQVFERLVITADAVLNNLRGDQPAKLGLDYATLGKLNPKIVCAHLSAYGRDNERAAWPGYDYLMQAEAGFMSLTGEPGQPPSRFGLSMVDYMTGTTMAMGLLAALLGAGRSGIGRDVDVSLFDVALHQLSYPATWYLNEGHETTRLERSAHPSTVPCQVYRTADGWVMVMCMLEKFWQTFIAGIDCPSLATDARFADFPARRANREALTPLVDEALMHHDTAYWVAQFAGKIPIAPVLDVAHALDNPYVERINMLQSVEHPQGTQRMLRSPIKLNGERLSGTACPPLSADSDALLEELGYSAQERGQLVSQGVV from the coding sequence ATGAGTTCTCTTCCGCTGCAGGGCATTCGCATTCTCGCAGTCGAACAATACGGCGCCGGCCCGTACGGCTCGATGCATCTGGCCGACCTGGGTGCGGAGGTGATCAAGATCGAGTCGCCGCCGGGTGGTGATGTGTCGCGCGCCACCGGTCCGTATTTCCTGGGTGAAGGCGACAGTCAGTTTTTCCAGACCTTCAATCTCAACAAGCGCTCGTTGCGACTGGACTTGAAGACGGCTGCCGGGCGCCAGGTATTTGAGCGACTCGTCATCACGGCTGATGCGGTACTCAACAATCTTCGTGGTGACCAGCCGGCCAAGTTGGGGCTGGATTACGCCACGCTGGGCAAGCTCAATCCAAAAATCGTCTGCGCCCACCTGTCGGCCTACGGGCGTGACAACGAACGTGCCGCGTGGCCGGGCTACGACTATCTGATGCAGGCCGAGGCTGGCTTCATGTCGCTCACCGGTGAACCGGGTCAGCCGCCGTCGCGCTTCGGCCTGTCGATGGTTGACTACATGACCGGCACCACGATGGCGATGGGGCTGCTGGCGGCGCTGCTTGGCGCTGGACGCAGCGGAATCGGTCGTGACGTGGATGTCAGCCTGTTCGACGTGGCCTTGCATCAGCTCAGCTATCCGGCCACCTGGTATCTCAACGAGGGGCACGAGACCACCCGGCTGGAGCGTTCGGCGCATCCCAGCACGGTGCCGTGTCAGGTCTACCGCACGGCTGATGGCTGGGTGATGGTGATGTGCATGCTGGAGAAGTTCTGGCAAACCTTCATCGCCGGCATCGACTGCCCGTCACTGGCGACTGATGCACGCTTCGCCGACTTCCCGGCACGCCGCGCCAACCGCGAGGCGCTGACGCCACTGGTCGACGAAGCGCTGATGCACCACGACACCGCCTACTGGGTGGCGCAGTTTGCCGGCAAGATTCCGATTGCGCCGGTACTGGATGTCGCCCATGCGCTGGACAATCCGTACGTGGAGCGGATCAACATGCTGCAGTCAGTCGAGCACCCGCAGGGCACGCAACGGATGCTGCGCAGTCCGATCAAGTTGAACGGCGAGCGGCTTTCCGGCACGGCCTGTCCACCGCTGAGTGCAGATTCCGATGCCTTGCTGGAAGAACTCGGCTACTCCGCGCAGGAACGCGGGCAACTGGTATCGCAGGGTGTGGTGTAA